Within Flagellimonas maritima, the genomic segment ACCATATACAAAACTGCCATTGAGGATATTCTTTATTTGAAAGCCGAGATAGACTACGTCAACGTTGTGACGCAAGAAAGGGAAGTGTTGGTTTTAGATAGCTTGAATAATTGGGTCGAGAAATTGAATCCGTTTAGTTTTAGAAGAATACACCGTTCCTATATGGTTAACCTAGACCAGATAGAAAAGGTGTTTGGAAATCAAGTTTTCGTAAAGGGTAATACTCTTCCCATTGGCAGAACCTATAAACAAGATTTTTTAGAGGCTTTACAAAAAACAGGGCTTTTTTAAGATCGTCTACAGTTGTCAACTTTCTAGCAACACTTACGGCGTACATTGCCACTTAAACCATACCGATTAAGCAATTGTCCTATTTTTCATGTTTAATTTAATTGCAAATCAATTTTGTGTCAACTTATTTCAGGGCGGGACTTACGATACAAACCTACTTTCACAGTCCTCAAGGTAGCGGATTCATAAAAGAAAGACTAAAGAAACATACTGCCAATTTTCTGGAATTTGGAGATGAAAACTATAGTAGCAGGTATGAAAAAGTAGACATCCCTAAAGAATTTTAAATCTATACCCCAAATTGGTAGGGCCTTTGAGGCACCTTAGTTAAAAAGCATAACTATAAAAAACTCCCTACCCATGACACATGGCCATAGATAGGGAGAATTTAAAACACTAATCCAAATTTTTGTAAATAGAAATGCTACAGAAGCTTATCTGCCTTCTCGTTTTTATCCCTATTTTTCCTTTTCACACTTTTATTCTTTCCACTTCCAAAGCGGTATGCTAAGCCTAAGTAAACAGAACGTGAATCTGTTTTAAACTGTCCCTCCTGAATGATGGTTCTAAAGGTTTCAAAAGCAAAGCGTTGTGTTCTAAAAATATCATTGAAGTTTAGACTAAGTGTTCCCTTGCCTTTGGCAAAATTGTAGCGGGCACCGGCATTCATAAAGAAGTTATCTTTTAAATCATATTGTAAAACACTTTGCCTTCCACTATAAAACGTAAATAATTGAAAGGTGAGGTCCTTTGTGGCTTTAAAACTGTTATTCAGCTTCGTATTCATTAACGTATTGTTCACTTCCACGCTTTCTCCCTCGATAAAACCTTTTTGGGTTCTTGAGTACACATCAAAACTTCCGTTAAGGCTCCACCAATGGGTAGGCCGATAAGTAGCGGATAATTCAACTCCGTAGGCGTCATTGCTATCAAAGTTATCGTAATCAACGATTAAGACCGTAGGATTGTCTTCATCGAAAAACCCTCTTCTATTGATTTCGTCATTGATTCTTCTATAAAAACCGCCAAACGTAAAATTGCCTTTTTCAAGTCTTCTGCTATAATTGAGTTCTACCGAATTGGTGAATTGAGGTACCAAACTTGGATTTCCCGTAAGGATTAACTGTGGTGTACTTAACTGCCTGATAGGATTGATCTGATTTAAAGAAGGGCGGTCAATTCTTCGGCTAAAACTCAACTGATACGAGTTTTTGCTCTCCTCGCTAGGACTATATTTTAAGAAACCTGATGGGTAAATATTAAAAAGCTTATCGGTAAAATTAAATGGCGCTTCCGAAACTTCGTTGAATTGGGTATCCACATTGTAATCTTCTAATCTAATTCCAAGATTATATTGCCATTTACCTAAACTTTGGCTAAAAGTGGTGTAAAAGGAATGTATATCACGATCATATCTAAAATCTGAATTCCTAAAATCGGAACGGTCAGTGATATAAGTATTTTCCGTGCGTCGTAAACGAGTTTCCAGACCAATTTCTAGAGTTGCATTTTCGGAGAGCGGATTTACATAATCCAAGTTTATGGTGGTGTTGGTTCGGGTGTCATCAATAAATTCATCATAGTTTGCTAGGGGCGTATTTCCAGTAAAATCCAAATCATTATTGGTGTCACTTTTTAAGGTGTTATAATCAACTTCCAGTTCTACGAAATGTCCTTCGTTTGAAAAATCATGCTTAAAATCTACATTGTAGGAGGCATTGGTATTATCCCGATTGATCAAATCGAACTGATTAAAATCTGAACCTGGATCGTCTAAAAATGTAATGTTTCGTTCTGCATTCGATATAGCATCAAATATATTCTGATTGGTGTAAACAGATAATGTGTTTTTGTCATTGATATAGTAGTCGACCCCAAATTTGAACAAGTGCGAAGTGCGGTCGGCAACACTTAAAATATCTTGGCCCGTGCGTTCCACGGTTCTATTGATGAATCCGTTGGTAACTCCCTCTCCCAATCTGTTGCCGTAGCTACCGTAGAAATTGGCTTTTCCGTTTCTATAATTTAAGCTCAGGGAATTATTGTAGCGAGCACGTTCCCCATAGGTAAAACCGGTATTTATAGAACCGTTGAACCCTAGGCTGGTATTCTTTTTCAGAGTGATATTAATGATACCGCTCATCCCTTCAGGATTGTATTTTGCAGATGGGTTCGTAATCAGTTCAATGGTTTTAATAGATGTGGAGGGTATCTGTTGTAAAAGCTCTCGAGAACTAATATTTGTAGGTTTACCGTCTACAAGCACACGTACATTCTCATTGCCACGTAGAGATAAATCCCCATCTTGGGTAATACTCACCGATGGAATATTGCCCATTATATCACTTGCGGAAGCACCGGCGGTGGTAAGGTCCTTCCCAACGTTGATGACCTTTCTATCAATTTTCTGCTCTATCGTAGAACGTTCTGCAGAGACCTCGACAGCTTCCAATGCCACAGCATCTTCTTCTATAAAAATAGCTCCCAAGCTCAATTTTTTAAGATCGGTATCGAGAGTTAGTGTTTTAACGTGTGTTTTATAGCCGATATATTGGACCTCAAAATTGTAGTTTCCGAATAAAATATTATCTAGGTCAAAACTACCGTTCTCCCCTGTGATGCCCCCTGTAACAATAGAATCGCCCGATTTCAGAATCACATTGGCATATGGGATAGGTTCTTGTGTACCAGTATCGAACACCGAGCCTGAAATAACTCCTTTTTGACCAAAACTAAAAAAGGAAAACAATATGAAAATCGATATAAAAAGGAACTTTAAACTCTTTTGAGCGACTACTAAAAAATAAGAATTTGGAAAATGCTTCATCATGAAAAATTAAATTTTAGACGAAACTAGAAGTAGAAATGGCACCTTTTTACCTGTGAGGTTACATAGCCAGTTAAGGATGTTAAATACCACACAAATGGGGCTGAATATTTTGGTCTACAAAAGGGAAGTTTCTGGCATCGCTAATACGCTATTGGTCGGTTATTTAAAGAGCCCTACTTTAGATTT encodes:
- a CDS encoding TonB-dependent receptor domain-containing protein produces the protein MMKHFPNSYFLVVAQKSLKFLFISIFILFSFFSFGQKGVISGSVFDTGTQEPIPYANVILKSGDSIVTGGITGENGSFDLDNILFGNYNFEVQYIGYKTHVKTLTLDTDLKKLSLGAIFIEEDAVALEAVEVSAERSTIEQKIDRKVINVGKDLTTAGASASDIMGNIPSVSITQDGDLSLRGNENVRVLVDGKPTNISSRELLQQIPSTSIKTIELITNPSAKYNPEGMSGIINITLKKNTSLGFNGSINTGFTYGERARYNNSLSLNYRNGKANFYGSYGNRLGEGVTNGFINRTVERTGQDILSVADRTSHLFKFGVDYYINDKNTLSVYTNQNIFDAISNAERNITFLDDPGSDFNQFDLINRDNTNASYNVDFKHDFSNEGHFVELEVDYNTLKSDTNNDLDFTGNTPLANYDEFIDDTRTNTTINLDYVNPLSENATLEIGLETRLRRTENTYITDRSDFRNSDFRYDRDIHSFYTTFSQSLGKWQYNLGIRLEDYNVDTQFNEVSEAPFNFTDKLFNIYPSGFLKYSPSEESKNSYQLSFSRRIDRPSLNQINPIRQLSTPQLILTGNPSLVPQFTNSVELNYSRRLEKGNFTFGGFYRRINDEINRRGFFDEDNPTVLIVDYDNFDSNDAYGVELSATYRPTHWWSLNGSFDVYSRTQKGFIEGESVEVNNTLMNTKLNNSFKATKDLTFQLFTFYSGRQSVLQYDLKDNFFMNAGARYNFAKGKGTLSLNFNDIFRTQRFAFETFRTIIQEGQFKTDSRSVYLGLAYRFGSGKNKSVKRKNRDKNEKADKLL